The sequence below is a genomic window from Selenomonas ruminantium subsp. lactilytica TAM6421.
CATTATCGCTGATATCATCATCATGCTCTTTGACGAACTGGATGAACATCTGGCCGAGGGCGGCCATCTGCTGGCTTCGGGCATTATTGCCGAGCGCTTGGCTGATGTGACGGAGGCTTGTCTGGCTCATGGTTTCGTCGTAGACAAGGTGACGGAAGAAAGAGGCTGGGTGGCGATGACCATCAGCCGTGGAGAAGGCAAATGAGACGGCTGTTTTATAAGGGGATGCTGGCAGATACCATCGAGATCACCGGCAGTGATGCCCATCACCTGATGCATGTCATGCGGGCCAAGGCCGGGCAGGAAGTCATTGTGGTGGACGATGCCGGTCAGGTGGGCCGCATGGAAATGACGGCCTTCCGGGAAGAGGCCGTGACCATGCAGTTAAAGGAACGACTGGCGGCGAATACGGAATCCCCGCTGGAGCTGGTATTGGCCCAGTGTCTCTTGAAGGCCGACAAGATGGATTATGTGGTACAGAAGGCTGTGGAGCTGGGGGTAACGGAAATTGTCCCCGTGAAAAGCCACAATTGTGTCGTGCGCTATGATGCGAAAAAGGCAGCCGCCCGCCAGCAGCGCTGGCAGAAGATTGCCGAAGAAGCCGCCAAGCAGTGCGGCCGCACTGCTTTGACGGAGGTAACATCCATCGTTGACCTGTCAGCGCTGCTCAAGGATTTTAGCGGCGAAGATACGGAAATTGTCTTTTGTTACGAAAATGAGGCGGATTATACGGTAAAATCCTGTTTGCAGAGTGCAAAGGGCAAGCGGCTGGTGCTGCTTATCGGCCCGGAGGGCGGTTTTACTCTGGATGAGGCTGCAGCCGTGCAGGCAGCAGGCGGCAGGGCCGTGACATTGGGCCCCAGAATCCTGCGGGCGGAGACGGCAGCGGTAGCGGCCATTACCGTAGCGCAGTATGAGAACGGCGATTTAGGCGCGTAAGGATAGAAAGGAAGTATTATTTTGCCAAAGGTGGCACTCACGACCTTGGGCTGCAAGGTCAATCAGTTTGAAACGGAAACCATGGAAGGCCTGTTCAAGAAAAGCGGCTACGATATCGTGCCCTTTGAGGAAAAGGCGGACTTCTATGTGATTAATACATGCTCGGTAACGAGCCTGGGAGACCGGAAATCCCGGCAGATCATCCGCCGGGCTCAGCGCACCAATGAAAATGCCATTATCGCGGTCTGTGGCTGCTATTCGCAGGTGCATCCTGAAGAAATCAAGGCCATTGAGGGTGTGCGCGTGGTACTGGGCACGAAAGAGCGCAGCAGGATTGTGGAATATGTGGAGCAGGCGGCCAGAGAAGATGGCATCCTGGATGAAGTGGGCAATATCATGGAAGCACATGAGTTCGAGGATATTCCCATCTACGATATGCCCCAGCGTACCCGCGCGTTCCTCAAGATTGAGGACGGCTGCCAGAACTTCTGCTCCTACTGCATCATTCCCTATGCCCGTGGCCCCGTGAAGTCCCGTCATCTGGACAAGATTCACAGCGAGGCGAAGAAACTTGTGGACGCAGGCTTCAAGGAAATCGTGTTGACCGGCATCCACTTAGGCGCTTATGGCAAGGATTTAGACGGTGAAGTGACACTGGCGGATGCTTGCCGGGAAGTCTTGAAGGTGGAGGGGCTGAAGCGTTTGCGCCTTGGCTCGTTGGAATCCATTGAGCTTTCGCCGGATCTGTTTGCACTGATCCGGGAGGATGACCGCTTCTGTGCGCATCTCCATCTGCCATTACAGGCTGGTTCTGATGCCGTGCTCAAGGATATGAACCGCCATTATGATACGGCTGAATTTGGCCGTCTGATTGAACAGGTGGAACGGGAAGTTCCCGGTGTGGCGGTATCCACGGATATTATTGTGGGCTTCCCTGGGGAGACGGAGGAACAGTTTACGGACAGCCTGAAGTTTGTCGAGAAGATGAACTTCTCCCGCATGCATGTGTTCCCTTATTCCAAGCGCAGCGGCACGCCGGCAGCTGAACGCAAGGACCAGATTCCCGATCCGGTCAAGAAAGACCGCGCCAAGCGCATGCAGGAACTGGCTAATCGCAAGACGGAGGAATTCCATCAGCATTTCCTGGGGCAGACCAAGCAGGTGCTCTTTGAAACAAACAATGATGGTGTGACCGATGGCCTTACGGATAATTATATTCGCGTGTATACGGACAGCCCGGTGACATGTGGCGAAATCTATCAGGTGAAGCTCGAGCGTCTCTATCAGGATGGTGTCTGGGGCACGGTCGAAAACAGATAAATACAAGAAAACAGACTCGCTAGGGAGCGAGTCTGTTTTTGTACGCATTATTTGTTTTTCTTGCTGAGATCCTGTTTCTCGTTGCTTACTTCCAGCATGCCGAGCAGTTTGTAAAGAAGTGCATAGAGCTCTTTGGCATCTTCCATGGGGAAATCTGACATTTCCTGTGTCATGGCCTGAGGGATCTTGCTGGCAGCACGTTTCAGTTTGCGGCCTTCCTCAGTGATGCAGGCGATAACCACCCGTTCATCGGTAGTGGAACGAGAGCGTTTCAGATATCCCTTGCTCTCCAGCTTCTTCAATAGCGGCGTGAGTGTGCCAGAATCGAGATGCAGCTTCTTCCCTAAGTCCCGTACACTGACCTGGCCCTCTTCCCAAAGAACCATCATGGAAATGTACTGGGTGTACGTGAGTCCCAGCGCCTCAAGATGGGGGCGGTAAGCTTTGACCACCTCTCTGGCGCACGCGTACAGGGGGA
It includes:
- a CDS encoding 16S rRNA (uracil(1498)-N(3))-methyltransferase; translated protein: MRRLFYKGMLADTIEITGSDAHHLMHVMRAKAGQEVIVVDDAGQVGRMEMTAFREEAVTMQLKERLAANTESPLELVLAQCLLKADKMDYVVQKAVELGVTEIVPVKSHNCVVRYDAKKAAARQQRWQKIAEEAAKQCGRTALTEVTSIVDLSALLKDFSGEDTEIVFCYENEADYTVKSCLQSAKGKRLVLLIGPEGGFTLDEAAAVQAAGGRAVTLGPRILRAETAAVAAITVAQYENGDLGA
- the mtaB gene encoding tRNA (N(6)-L-threonylcarbamoyladenosine(37)-C(2))-methylthiotransferase MtaB; protein product: MPKVALTTLGCKVNQFETETMEGLFKKSGYDIVPFEEKADFYVINTCSVTSLGDRKSRQIIRRAQRTNENAIIAVCGCYSQVHPEEIKAIEGVRVVLGTKERSRIVEYVEQAAREDGILDEVGNIMEAHEFEDIPIYDMPQRTRAFLKIEDGCQNFCSYCIIPYARGPVKSRHLDKIHSEAKKLVDAGFKEIVLTGIHLGAYGKDLDGEVTLADACREVLKVEGLKRLRLGSLESIELSPDLFALIREDDRFCAHLHLPLQAGSDAVLKDMNRHYDTAEFGRLIEQVEREVPGVAVSTDIIVGFPGETEEQFTDSLKFVEKMNFSRMHVFPYSKRSGTPAAERKDQIPDPVKKDRAKRMQELANRKTEEFHQHFLGQTKQVLFETNNDGVTDGLTDNYIRVYTDSPVTCGEIYQVKLERLYQDGVWGTVENR
- a CDS encoding MarR family winged helix-turn-helix transcriptional regulator is translated as MDKKDSLRLENQLCFPLYACAREVVKAYRPHLEALGLTYTQYISMMVLWEEGQVSVRDLGKKLHLDSGTLTPLLKKLESKGYLKRSRSTTDERVVIACITEEGRKLKRAASKIPQAMTQEMSDFPMEDAKELYALLYKLLGMLEVSNEKQDLSKKNK